One window of Candidatus Chlorobium masyuteum genomic DNA carries:
- a CDS encoding non-ribosomal peptide synthetase — protein MTTPSHDFWRTFIADLPPLPFYRESSAPSPGPSTKEPLLIEEQLDALRTGQLKAFAEACGISFSTLLLAVHARVLSLRMPGQRLVTGITINSRHGEVTLPFVFDGAGSSESWSEYARRIGQLEASILRRSESFPSEPDESALRPLFYDTRFQFIPSTCEKTEANPQRVLESRIHELWQKLLPGAEFSVDDGFFDAGGNSLLLVRLHEKLAAEWPGVFSVAKLFSVVTVAAQARFIMENTGQEQPEKSAQKEENARQSSNKIAIVGIGVRLPGAGSAEGCWKDVSRGADRVSSISPDRLQDTRDMFNTLGSPLPGNFREAAWLEDIYDFDPERFRFSPADAALVHPEQRLFFETALMALENAGYGGRALDNEKIGVFAAAGGGSTWTEYALKALPERAEQIFINNVPSNIATRLSFLHNWRGPATVVDTACSSSLTAVHLACNSLLNGECSAALAGGAKLIMMPPSSATRFTIESSTARTHAFDESADGTGAGEGSVIFFLKTLEQAELDRDPVHAVILGTAINQDGASSGMAAPNPEAQSEVIAAAAAKAGVPLSTISYIEAHGTGTHLGDPVEIEGIRLAFSRETSKTGFALIGSAKGNYGHLDACAGALGLLRAVLCLKNDQAPPQPFFTRANPRIDFDDSPVRVSTSLCALPDLGTPRRAGVSSFGLSGINVHAIIEAPPPANGNPELLSAGWMVIGLSAATAPLLKSYADALAVEIRLNRHYRPLDIAYTLNSGRDSLAERLAIWFRDRDELLAALEGLPSAGSSERSLSGRIGRRDRSQQALQVTALCGDEDSARVAAEAFLEGAQLVLSPQLPLRRLHLAGAPLQRISCRPPRNAGQNKQHSGNHPFFLRPTDTPEGKRYPLDLHSAAFWPVAEHLLAGVPTLVGMGILPLLAFTRSEGSRSEGEFSPFAIRELSWLRPLQPSLLQPGSVSMLITGGDEGVHRATLGGRMVEGGWRNFAEAALSDLSTVPTESVFDKEQTRAQEVDLKDEPDQADEPAGPVRVSARWNALRARGSRGDEFFARLQLPAHTEGELNMQGLHPGVLDRAVSIAIDRPGLVPAGCAEILVYRPLPESVFASAERVILPDGGIKADVRLYDSESGELSIRFRELHFVPLSNPATELKGIMKVPVIPSLPVWVPDPVNAAVTAILPIALVGEGDLFRRITAHSMFRGALAASCSSVEPDDELLSLLSEGRIRHLLFVPEPGEDIGLRTLNLLQKLMAHLRHPLHLVAAGEGAFAPDSKHDSPHPRPDTALMAGLVMVAGYEEPMLLTRYVEVDKGAPLELLFREFEAFEPGEHSPILLDNSGRRLKRCFEPLGEDYAAAETLLWPASGCCVVSGGTGGLALLLAAEFAGKGAVSLALLSRRELEAGEEHETMQRFELLEALAARGITVRHWKVDVSNCEELSRVLDEVRSTLGPISAVVHFAGLVDSHLLVNETPESFARATAPKVEGARNLDLLTRHDPIESFVLSGSLTALESRAGSGAYTAANLYLDAFARWRRSEGRPALTIDWCQVGEVGMAARLLDGKLGEYSLSPDEVIRYWRMALGAGTPQVSLLYGKTPGEKAKEPPVLPEEPKMLEKALAQIWAEILGYESVDSDDDFYSLGGDSMSGIDIVDRIVKELGHPLSYTDLVESATVGRLAEKLRSQAEAATAGEEGMQSSQRLTPAPAENRYPVSREQLALIQAQLAAERSIAYNLPNIISLPSDCDRERLESALRALISRHEILRTRFCFDGSEPEMEIVPEVALQLNCIRPREEVTPRFWQSRVRPFDLESEPPVRFELIESAEGNPQSLFMDIHHALADGLSLELLTGDLAQLYAGKTLPSPSLHFKDYAWWSRRGAGVEAFESAKEYWLQRYHTLPLPVLDLPSDRPRPAYHTWECGSVAFTLPQKSVEALRRFASTHATTPFTVVLSAWAALLARYSCSDDLVISVPVDARERVGASSIPGMMVSLIPLRIAFIEDESVEGFISRLHSEVSEAMRNRACPLGMLLEAIAPPPAPERTLLSEVTLSYMNFSESKGYESEGEGRDAFRLFGVERSDGKNDLSIFIRDLPAEISVTCEYYSAIFDRDRIERMGEHFTTLLDALVISEDETKLATLPLIAEWEREWLLKVGRGSNTPQPEPLNLYACFAAMAKKRGSAIAISDKTERLSYTELLCRAEGIAQYLALEGVREGEIVAMHLERSCTGVAIILAINALGACYLPLDTSFPALRIALILADAACRVVIADASGRKVIEEADHAGMEKRERNEDEQVPMERLIMEGEKLALMSSSSAALPERREDVLAYLMYTSGSTGQPKGVRVLERGIIRLTVNQDYIEIGHDDRVMLVSSLAFDISTFDLWGALLNGAELCVIDRNVLLDPAAFAAEIACRNITIMAMATGLFHRQAETMPESFSTVHKVLAGGELMNPELLKRAAEAAPQTGFYNVYGPTENTTFTTTHLVTPGDLNGQAIPIGKPIPLTTVMVYDKRDQVVPIGIWGEIINGGEGVADGYQNRPELTAAGFFKTPEGEYCYRTGDIGRWRVDGVLEIGGRRDTQIKHRGFRIELGEIEDALCRHPLVAGAAVLFRKDAGELLACLVIRGDEVPEPIELRSWLMQRIPSYMVPARFIRVARMPINSNGKLDRKRLDLEAEDGELLRDGSSASSGLPTGDTEKMVAEVFSEIFNRPVEERNISFLVLGGHSLIIMRAINRIAQRSGVKLSISDFFATPTIAGLASRIDAEKGRDDAGCSIPVADSAAFPFASHAEERLYMVNSMDATSAAYNMTFFFRTGGEFVPEALHKAIVELVRRHEALRTGFEECDGMIMRRIAEPHEITLEWREDDLSSASDPSSEALLLTRVEVARPFDLSRPPLLRIRIIRLGREQTLILIMTHHIVHDGWSSRIFLRELKIAYEAALHGTIAAFPELPVSIRDYAVWQRTRDWSESAAWWLNILKGAPERIELPCDRPLPEIPANRGATIKKELPPEIARALQLFARQSGVSMASVGLTLFATLLYRLTRQSELVIGMGVAGRDHAELEGLIGFFVNVLPIRIRLDRESEFSTLLGEVHDMLMGALAHREYPFDSLVRDLAPKRSGNRQPLINVVFEYQRFDPVDPELLFPAAAEISDSFARSLDEVIFTRTAKHDLLLFYVEQEERTVLLVEYDTDILDSGTVERWISYFIQLSGHLCAESLKTTESGRAEP, from the coding sequence ATGACTACTCCATCGCACGATTTCTGGCGCACCTTCATTGCTGATCTGCCTCCTCTCCCCTTTTACCGGGAGAGTTCCGCTCCCTCACCGGGCCCATCAACAAAGGAGCCGCTTCTCATTGAAGAACAGCTTGATGCACTCCGGACCGGTCAGCTCAAGGCATTTGCAGAAGCTTGCGGTATTTCATTCAGCACACTTCTGCTTGCGGTTCATGCCAGGGTGCTCTCCCTCCGGATGCCAGGTCAGCGTCTGGTAACCGGTATAACAATCAATTCCCGGCATGGAGAAGTGACCCTGCCTTTTGTATTTGATGGCGCAGGCAGCAGTGAAAGCTGGAGTGAGTATGCCCGCCGGATCGGTCAGCTCGAAGCGTCAATTCTCCGCCGGAGTGAATCATTCCCATCGGAGCCGGATGAGTCAGCTCTTCGCCCTCTCTTCTATGATACCCGATTTCAGTTTATCCCCTCCACCTGTGAGAAAACTGAAGCAAACCCTCAAAGAGTTCTTGAATCGAGAATTCATGAACTCTGGCAGAAACTTCTTCCCGGTGCGGAGTTCAGTGTTGATGATGGTTTTTTCGATGCAGGCGGCAACTCGCTCCTGCTGGTTCGTCTGCATGAAAAACTTGCTGCCGAATGGCCCGGAGTTTTCAGCGTGGCGAAGCTCTTTTCGGTAGTCACCGTTGCCGCCCAGGCAAGGTTCATCATGGAAAATACCGGACAGGAGCAGCCGGAAAAGAGCGCGCAAAAAGAGGAAAATGCCCGACAAAGTTCGAATAAAATTGCCATTGTCGGTATCGGAGTCCGGCTTCCCGGGGCGGGAAGTGCGGAGGGGTGCTGGAAAGATGTTTCGAGGGGTGCTGACCGGGTCTCTTCGATCTCTCCCGATCGCCTGCAAGATACCCGCGATATGTTCAATACCCTTGGTTCTCCCCTTCCGGGGAATTTCCGTGAGGCCGCCTGGCTTGAGGATATATATGATTTCGATCCGGAGCGGTTCCGCTTCTCTCCGGCAGATGCCGCCCTTGTTCATCCGGAGCAGAGGCTTTTTTTTGAAACCGCCCTTATGGCTCTTGAAAATGCCGGTTATGGAGGCAGGGCGCTTGATAATGAAAAGATCGGCGTTTTTGCGGCTGCCGGAGGCGGCTCAACATGGACCGAGTATGCCCTGAAGGCGCTTCCTGAAAGGGCCGAACAGATCTTTATCAATAATGTCCCCTCCAATATTGCTACCCGTCTCTCTTTTCTGCACAACTGGCGGGGACCGGCCACTGTGGTTGATACGGCATGCTCCTCCTCACTGACCGCCGTGCATCTTGCCTGCAACTCCCTTCTCAACGGAGAGTGCAGTGCCGCACTTGCCGGGGGTGCGAAACTGATCATGATGCCACCATCGTCGGCTACCCGCTTCACGATCGAATCATCAACAGCACGTACCCATGCTTTTGACGAGAGTGCAGACGGTACCGGCGCAGGAGAGGGTTCGGTTATCTTTTTCCTGAAAACCCTGGAACAGGCTGAACTTGACCGAGATCCGGTTCATGCGGTTATACTCGGTACAGCCATCAACCAGGACGGAGCTTCAAGCGGAATGGCCGCCCCCAACCCGGAGGCACAGTCGGAGGTGATTGCTGCTGCCGCGGCAAAAGCCGGAGTGCCGCTCTCCACAATCTCCTACATCGAGGCTCATGGAACCGGCACCCATCTTGGCGATCCCGTGGAAATAGAGGGAATTCGTCTTGCATTCAGCCGGGAGACGAGTAAAACAGGTTTTGCCCTGATAGGGTCTGCAAAAGGTAATTACGGCCATCTTGACGCCTGTGCCGGAGCCCTCGGACTGCTGCGTGCAGTTCTCTGTCTGAAAAACGATCAGGCACCACCTCAGCCCTTCTTTACACGAGCCAACCCCCGTATCGATTTTGACGACTCTCCGGTACGGGTCAGCACTTCGCTTTGCGCTCTTCCCGATCTGGGGACGCCTCGACGTGCAGGGGTCAGCTCATTCGGACTGAGCGGCATCAATGTCCATGCGATTATTGAGGCACCGCCACCCGCAAACGGCAATCCTGAACTGCTCTCTGCGGGATGGATGGTTATCGGGCTCTCTGCGGCAACAGCACCACTGCTCAAAAGCTATGCCGATGCACTCGCCGTGGAGATCCGCCTGAACCGCCATTACCGGCCGCTTGACATTGCCTATACCCTGAACAGCGGCCGCGACTCCCTCGCAGAACGCCTTGCGATCTGGTTTCGTGATCGCGATGAGCTGCTCGCCGCACTGGAGGGATTACCTTCCGCCGGGAGCAGCGAACGGAGCCTCTCCGGCAGAATCGGGCGAAGGGATCGATCACAGCAGGCTCTGCAGGTTACGGCGCTCTGTGGTGATGAGGATTCAGCGAGAGTCGCAGCCGAGGCCTTTCTGGAGGGTGCACAGCTTGTTCTCTCTCCGCAGCTCCCGCTCAGACGATTGCATCTTGCAGGTGCACCACTTCAGCGGATCAGCTGCCGTCCTCCCCGCAACGCCGGTCAAAATAAGCAGCATTCGGGTAATCACCCCTTTTTCCTGCGCCCGACAGATACGCCCGAGGGAAAAAGATATCCTCTCGACCTGCACTCTGCAGCATTCTGGCCGGTAGCGGAACATCTGCTTGCCGGAGTTCCCACCCTTGTAGGGATGGGGATACTCCCTCTTCTTGCCTTTACAAGATCGGAGGGAAGCCGGAGTGAGGGGGAGTTCTCCCCCTTCGCCATCAGGGAGCTCTCGTGGCTTCGACCCCTTCAACCCTCCCTGCTCCAACCGGGCAGTGTCAGTATGCTCATTACCGGTGGTGATGAAGGGGTTCATCGAGCAACTCTTGGCGGGCGGATGGTTGAGGGAGGGTGGAGAAATTTTGCAGAGGCGGCACTCTCTGATCTCTCAACAGTGCCGACTGAGAGCGTTTTTGACAAAGAACAGACAAGAGCGCAAGAAGTTGACCTTAAAGATGAACCGGATCAGGCAGATGAACCGGCAGGCCCGGTCAGGGTCAGCGCACGATGGAATGCGCTTCGGGCAAGAGGAAGCCGCGGGGATGAGTTTTTTGCCCGCCTTCAACTGCCGGCACATACAGAGGGAGAGCTGAACATGCAGGGTTTGCATCCGGGAGTTCTCGACCGGGCGGTCAGTATTGCCATTGACCGGCCGGGGCTGGTTCCGGCAGGCTGCGCAGAGATTCTCGTCTATCGGCCCCTTCCGGAGAGTGTTTTTGCCTCGGCTGAACGAGTGATTCTGCCGGATGGGGGAATCAAGGCTGATGTCAGACTTTATGACAGTGAGAGCGGAGAGCTTTCAATACGGTTCAGGGAGCTCCATTTTGTTCCGCTTTCAAACCCGGCAACTGAGCTGAAGGGTATCATGAAGGTACCGGTAATCCCTTCATTGCCGGTATGGGTACCCGATCCCGTAAATGCGGCAGTTACGGCAATTCTGCCAATTGCGCTGGTCGGTGAAGGTGATCTCTTCCGGCGAATCACCGCCCACTCCATGTTCAGGGGGGCTCTGGCAGCTTCATGCAGCTCTGTAGAACCTGATGATGAACTGCTCTCTCTGCTATCGGAGGGTCGTATCCGTCATCTTCTTTTTGTGCCGGAGCCCGGTGAGGATATCGGCCTGCGCACCCTGAATCTCCTTCAAAAGCTTATGGCTCACCTGCGCCACCCCCTGCACCTTGTTGCAGCAGGAGAGGGTGCCTTTGCGCCCGACAGCAAACATGACTCTCCCCATCCCCGGCCGGATACAGCACTTATGGCAGGTCTCGTGATGGTTGCGGGATATGAAGAGCCGATGCTCTTGACTCGGTACGTCGAAGTTGACAAAGGAGCGCCGCTTGAGCTTCTTTTCCGGGAGTTTGAAGCTTTCGAACCGGGAGAGCATTCGCCAATTCTTCTCGACAACTCAGGAAGAAGGCTGAAAAGGTGTTTTGAACCTCTTGGGGAAGATTACGCTGCCGCAGAAACACTCCTCTGGCCTGCTTCCGGATGCTGTGTTGTCAGCGGCGGGACGGGAGGCCTTGCGCTGCTTCTTGCTGCGGAGTTCGCAGGCAAGGGAGCTGTTTCGCTTGCACTGCTCTCCCGCCGTGAGCTTGAGGCGGGTGAAGAGCACGAGACGATGCAACGTTTTGAACTGCTGGAGGCTCTTGCGGCCAGGGGCATTACCGTTCGTCACTGGAAGGTAGACGTAAGCAATTGTGAAGAGCTCTCCCGTGTGCTTGATGAGGTGCGCTCAACACTGGGACCCATATCGGCAGTTGTGCATTTCGCCGGTCTTGTTGACAGCCATCTTCTGGTCAATGAAACTCCCGAATCTTTTGCGAGGGCAACCGCACCCAAGGTTGAGGGGGCTCGCAATCTTGATCTTCTGACACGCCATGACCCGATAGAGTCATTTGTTCTCTCCGGTTCCCTGACAGCCCTTGAGAGCAGGGCCGGGTCGGGAGCCTATACAGCAGCCAATCTCTATCTTGATGCTTTCGCAAGATGGCGCCGGAGCGAGGGACGACCGGCACTCACCATCGACTGGTGTCAGGTCGGAGAAGTTGGAATGGCTGCACGCCTGCTTGACGGCAAACTGGGAGAGTACAGTCTCTCCCCTGATGAGGTTATCCGTTACTGGCGGATGGCTCTCGGTGCCGGAACTCCACAGGTTAGTTTGCTCTACGGGAAAACCCCCGGTGAGAAGGCCAAAGAACCTCCGGTTTTGCCTGAAGAACCGAAAATGCTTGAAAAGGCTTTAGCTCAGATATGGGCGGAGATATTGGGATATGAGAGCGTGGATTCCGATGATGATTTCTACTCGCTTGGAGGGGATTCGATGTCCGGCATTGATATTGTTGACCGCATTGTCAAAGAGCTCGGTCACCCTCTTTCATACACTGATCTTGTTGAGTCAGCCACGGTCGGCAGGCTTGCAGAGAAGCTGCGAAGCCAGGCCGAGGCCGCAACTGCCGGTGAAGAGGGCATGCAGAGCAGCCAGAGGCTTACTCCGGCTCCAGCTGAAAACCGTTATCCGGTCAGCCGCGAGCAACTCGCGCTTATCCAGGCCCAGCTGGCGGCAGAGAGGAGTATAGCCTATAACCTTCCCAACATCATCTCCCTCCCCTCCGACTGCGACAGGGAACGACTGGAAAGCGCACTTCGAGCACTCATCAGCCGTCACGAAATTCTCCGCACCCGTTTCTGTTTCGATGGCAGTGAGCCCGAAATGGAGATAGTTCCGGAAGTGGCATTGCAGCTGAACTGCATTCGCCCTCGAGAGGAGGTGACACCACGGTTCTGGCAGAGCAGGGTTCGCCCTTTTGACCTTGAGTCAGAACCACCGGTACGTTTTGAACTGATTGAAAGCGCTGAGGGTAATCCGCAATCCCTCTTCATGGATATCCATCACGCCCTCGCTGATGGTTTGAGTCTTGAACTGCTGACCGGTGATCTTGCGCAGCTTTATGCAGGAAAAACGCTTCCATCGCCCTCCCTGCACTTCAAGGATTACGCATGGTGGAGCCGGAGGGGTGCGGGAGTTGAGGCTTTTGAGTCGGCCAAAGAGTACTGGCTGCAGCGCTATCATACGCTGCCACTGCCCGTTCTTGACCTCCCTTCCGACCGGCCGCGACCGGCATATCATACCTGGGAGTGCGGTAGCGTTGCGTTCACTCTGCCGCAAAAGAGTGTCGAGGCTTTGCGGCGATTCGCATCAACACACGCCACAACTCCCTTTACCGTCGTGCTCTCAGCATGGGCCGCTCTCCTTGCCCGCTACAGCTGCAGTGATGATCTGGTCATTTCAGTTCCCGTCGATGCAAGAGAGCGTGTCGGAGCTTCCTCAATACCGGGTATGATGGTATCGCTTATTCCTCTGCGTATTGCATTCATTGAGGATGAATCGGTCGAAGGTTTCATCAGCCGTCTCCACAGTGAGGTTTCAGAAGCAATGCGCAACCGGGCATGTCCGCTCGGGATGCTGCTTGAAGCGATTGCACCGCCCCCTGCACCTGAACGGACTCTGCTCTCTGAAGTGACGCTCTCCTACATGAACTTCAGCGAAAGCAAGGGATATGAGTCTGAGGGTGAGGGCAGGGATGCCTTTCGACTTTTCGGTGTTGAGCGCAGTGACGGAAAGAATGACCTCTCAATCTTCATCCGGGACCTTCCTGCAGAGATAAGCGTTACCTGTGAATACTACAGCGCCATATTTGATCGTGACCGGATCGAGCGCATGGGAGAGCATTTTACCACGCTGCTTGATGCTCTTGTCATCTCTGAAGATGAAACGAAACTGGCTACACTTCCCCTGATTGCAGAGTGGGAGAGAGAGTGGCTGTTGAAGGTCGGACGCGGCAGCAATACCCCGCAACCGGAACCCCTGAATCTCTATGCCTGTTTTGCAGCAATGGCAAAAAAGCGCGGCAGCGCCATAGCCATCAGCGATAAAACCGAACGGCTCAGCTACACAGAACTGCTCTGCCGTGCCGAAGGTATTGCTCAATACCTTGCCCTTGAAGGCGTTCGTGAAGGCGAGATTGTCGCAATGCATCTCGAACGGAGTTGTACCGGTGTTGCCATCATTCTGGCAATCAATGCTCTCGGCGCCTGCTATCTGCCGCTTGACACTTCATTTCCAGCGCTGCGTATTGCCCTGATTCTTGCCGATGCAGCTTGCCGGGTGGTGATTGCAGACGCTTCCGGACGTAAAGTCATTGAAGAGGCCGATCATGCCGGGATGGAGAAGCGTGAGCGCAATGAGGATGAACAGGTGCCGATGGAGCGCCTGATAATGGAGGGCGAAAAACTGGCTCTCATGAGCTCCTCTTCTGCTGCTTTGCCCGAACGCAGAGAGGATGTGCTTGCCTATCTCATGTACACCTCCGGTTCTACAGGTCAGCCCAAAGGTGTAAGGGTTTTAGAGCGAGGCATCATCCGCCTTACGGTTAACCAGGATTATATAGAGATTGGTCATGACGACCGGGTGATGCTGGTTTCATCCCTCGCTTTTGATATCTCGACGTTTGATCTGTGGGGAGCGCTGTTGAATGGTGCCGAGCTTTGCGTGATCGATCGCAACGTTCTGCTTGACCCCGCAGCGTTTGCTGCTGAAATAGCGTGCCGTAATATCACCATTATGGCCATGGCAACCGGCTTGTTTCACCGCCAGGCCGAGACGATGCCGGAGAGCTTCTCCACGGTGCATAAAGTGCTTGCCGGAGGAGAGTTAATGAACCCCGAGCTACTGAAGCGGGCTGCGGAAGCCGCTCCTCAAACCGGGTTTTACAATGTATACGGTCCTACTGAAAACACAACCTTTACGACCACTCATCTTGTAACTCCAGGGGATCTGAATGGTCAGGCAATACCGATCGGCAAGCCAATCCCGCTTACGACAGTCATGGTTTATGACAAAAGAGACCAGGTTGTTCCGATTGGTATCTGGGGTGAAATCATAAACGGAGGCGAAGGGGTTGCCGATGGCTACCAGAATCGGCCGGAGCTGACCGCCGCCGGTTTTTTCAAAACTCCTGAAGGCGAGTACTGCTATCGGACCGGTGACATCGGACGGTGGAGGGTGGATGGCGTGCTTGAGATCGGGGGTCGCAGGGACACCCAGATCAAACACCGGGGTTTCCGTATTGAACTCGGCGAGATTGAAGATGCGCTCTGTCGTCACCCTTTAGTGGCGGGTGCAGCCGTGCTTTTCAGGAAAGATGCCGGGGAGCTTCTGGCCTGCCTGGTAATCAGGGGAGATGAGGTGCCGGAGCCGATTGAACTCCGCTCGTGGCTCATGCAGCGCATTCCATCATACATGGTTCCGGCCCGCTTCATCAGGGTCGCCCGCATGCCGATCAACTCCAATGGCAAGCTTGACCGGAAAAGACTTGACCTGGAAGCCGAAGATGGAGAGTTACTCAGAGATGGCAGCTCTGCATCATCAGGATTGCCAACGGGCGATACTGAAAAGATGGTAGCTGAAGTTTTTTCAGAGATATTCAATCGTCCTGTCGAAGAGCGCAATATCAGCTTTCTTGTTCTTGGCGGTCACAGTCTCATCATCATGCGTGCAATCAACCGGATCGCACAGCGTTCAGGAGTGAAGCTCTCGATAAGCGATTTTTTTGCAACGCCCACCATTGCCGGGCTGGCCTCCCGCATTGATGCCGAAAAAGGAAGAGATGATGCGGGATGCAGCATTCCGGTTGCCGACAGTGCAGCATTTCCCTTTGCCAGTCATGCCGAAGAGCGGCTCTATATGGTTAACTCCATGGACGCCACTTCGGCAGCCTACAATATGACCTTCTTTTTCCGGACCGGAGGGGAATTTGTTCCCGAAGCGCTCCATAAGGCAATTGTTGAGCTTGTCAGGCGGCACGAAGCCCTTCGCACCGGTTTTGAAGAGTGCGATGGCATGATCATGCGCCGGATTGCAGAGCCTCATGAGATAACGCTCGAATGGCGGGAAGATGATCTCAGCTCTGCTTCCGACCCCTCATCCGAAGCTCTTCTCCTGACCCGGGTCGAGGTTGCAAGGCCGTTCGATCTCTCCCGGCCGCCACTTTTGAGGATCAGAATAATCCGTCTCGGCAGAGAGCAGACGCTCATCCTCATCATGACCCACCACATTGTGCATGACGGCTGGTCATCCCGTATTTTTCTGCGGGAGCTGAAGATTGCATACGAGGCGGCTCTTCATGGTACGATTGCAGCTTTTCCGGAGCTCCCGGTATCGATTCGCGATTATGCGGTCTGGCAGCGCACCCGTGACTGGTCAGAGAGTGCCGCATGGTGGCTCAACATCCTGAAAGGAGCGCCGGAACGGATTGAACTCCCCTGCGATCGCCCGCTTCCGGAAATTCCCGCAAACAGAGGAGCCACCATCAAAAAGGAGCTTCCTCCGGAAATCGCCAGGGCTCTGCAGCTGTTTGCCCGTCAGAGCGGAGTGAGTATGGCCTCAGTCGGGCTGACTCTTTTTGCAACCCTGCTCTATCGACTCACCCGCCAGAGCGAACTGGTCATCGGTATGGGTGTTGCCGGACGCGATCATGCCGAACTGGAAGGGCTGATCGGATTTTTTGTCAATGTTCTGCCGATACGTATCCGCCTTGACCGGGAGAGCGAGTTCAGCACACTGCTTGGAGAGGTGCACGACATGCTTATGGGTGCGCTGGCACATCGCGAATACCCCTTTGACTCGCTGGTTCGGGACCTTGCACCCAAACGATCCGGAAACCGCCAGCCGCTTATCAATGTGGTATTCGAGTATCAGCGATTTGATCCGGTAGATCCCGAACTGCTCTTTCCTGCTGCAGCTGAAATCAGTGACTCCTTTGCCCGTTCACTCGATGAAGTCATCTTCACCCGTACGGCCAAGCACGACCTGCTCCTCTTCTATGTAGAGCAGGAGGAGAGAACAGTGCTGCTGGTCGAATACGATACGGATATTCTTGATTCCGGTACCGTTGAACGGTGGATCTCCTATTTCATTCAGCTGTCAGGTCATCTGTGTGCCGAAAGCCTGAAAACAACAGAATCCGGGAGAGCAGAGCCATGA
- a CDS encoding 4'-phosphopantetheinyl transferase family protein: MMIDRENAVMLWTHDLQRLELSPPEWVELLDDEERTLALRFLREHDRIAYVAAHALLRLVIANRIGLAPSALIISRDRFGRPFLDMDECRGIDVSLSHTKGMVAVALSNAGRVGVDVESVDHERVPRSDLAAYGLSAEEIVRLELMGVAERSEAFIELWTAREAVAKADGRGLSLPFSSIRIDLSSSVASTFDGDDKPSRHWRLWREEPSLCHRLTLAWSGERGEVMRMKDELPVY; this comes from the coding sequence ATGATGATCGATAGAGAAAATGCCGTCATGTTATGGACGCATGACCTTCAGCGTCTGGAGCTCTCTCCCCCGGAGTGGGTTGAGCTTCTTGATGATGAGGAACGGACGCTTGCCCTGCGGTTTCTTCGCGAGCATGACCGCATTGCCTATGTTGCCGCACATGCCCTGCTCCGCCTTGTCATCGCCAACAGGATCGGTCTCGCCCCCTCTGCACTCATTATCTCCCGCGACCGCTTCGGCAGGCCCTTTCTCGACATGGATGAGTGCCGTGGTATTGACGTCAGCCTTTCCCATACGAAGGGCATGGTTGCTGTGGCTCTCAGTAATGCAGGAAGAGTGGGTGTTGATGTTGAGTCCGTTGATCATGAGCGGGTGCCCCGCTCCGATCTGGCGGCATACGGGTTGAGCGCTGAAGAGATAGTGCGGCTGGAATTGATGGGCGTTGCTGAACGCTCTGAGGCATTTATAGAACTCTGGACAGCCCGCGAGGCTGTCGCCAAAGCAGACGGACGGGGGCTCTCCCTCCCCTTCTCCTCAATCCGGATAGATCTTTCCTCCAGCGTGGCCTCCACCTTTGACGGTGACGACAAACCATCCCGACACTGGCGTTTGTGGCGTGAAGAGCCATCCCTGTGCCACCGTCTGACCCTGGCATGGTCCGGTGAGCGAGGAGAAGTTATGAGAATGAAAGATGAGTTGCCTGTGTATTGA